A region of the Azospirillum sp. B510 genome:
CGACTTGTCGCTCTCCAGCGCGTAAAGCGGCGGTCCCTCCGCCACCGTGGCCCCATCGGCGACCAACCACTCGTTCAAGACGCCCTCGTTCATGGAGAATCCGTTTTTTGGCAGAAGGACTTGCGTGGTCATGGTCCTGTATCCTTGTCATCACCGTTCAGTGAGAATTACTGTTGAAAGATCAAGCCGGCCTCGACCCATGCGATGCTCGACCTGACGCGGCTTCCAGGAGCGCGGCCATAGGCTGGTTTGAACAGCCGGGTTTGCCAGACTGCGCGTGCTGCCTATTTGCCTTCCTCCGAGTTGGCGGCCGCTTCATCGATCCATAAAACGAACGATATTCTATATTATGAACACCCTCCTGCCCAGCGGTCAATGTCGCTGATGCAGGGTCATCGCATTTGGCCGAGGATGGATCTTGCGAAGTCGTCGGACCATCCTGAGCGTTTTCGCTTTCGGCGGACGGAGATATCGCGCCGGGCCCGGTTCAGGATGTTGAGCGCGAGCTTGCGGAGGGTGGCGAGGTTTTCCGGCCCGTGCTCCTTGCGGTTGCGGGCGCGATCCTCGTCGAAGACGACGTCGAGCACCCAGTGCAATCCGTTTTCGATCGACCAATGGGCGCGGGCGGCCGCCAGATAGTCGGCCGCGCTGAGCGCGCGCGAGGCGATGTGGTAGTGCCGGGTCACGGTGGTCTTGCCGCGATGCTCGACTTTAGCCTCGATCAAGCCCAGACAGGCCATGTCGGGCAGCAGGACCGGTTCGCTGCTGGCCGCTTTGGGACCGCGCAGCCAATCCAATTCGTGACACACCCAGGCCCGCCGGGTCTCGATCCGGCCGTGATCGGCGTCGG
Encoded here:
- a CDS encoding biotin/lipoyl-containing protein; this encodes MTTQVLLPKNGFSMNEGVLNEWLVADGATVAEGPPLYALESDKSVQDIEAPASSTLCIVAAVGEIYELGTLLAVIE